A genomic region of Pontibacillus yanchengensis contains the following coding sequences:
- a CDS encoding alpha/beta hydrolase family protein — MKDATIISKQRYPSPHPRLTVSLVTYWSDGLQVKGFMVEPNDGEQYPGFLYLRGGIKNVGKVRIGRIIQFASYGFVVFAPCYRGNMGGEGSEDFALRDRLDGHNGARLLFNHPQVNGEVNVFGFSRGGVMALWTALEVPNIHKVVCWGGVSDIELTYWEREDLRRMLKRVVGGTPNKYPERYEQRTPLSKMDEIESPVLLIHGAHDQNVSVEHSEKLEDVLQRQGKPVTSWIFHNLDHYFPPAINRRTVKQLAEWLKE; from the coding sequence ATGAAAGACGCTACAATTATTTCAAAGCAACGCTACCCATCTCCTCATCCCAGGTTAACGGTATCGCTTGTTACATATTGGAGTGATGGGTTACAAGTGAAGGGTTTTATGGTAGAGCCCAATGATGGGGAGCAATATCCTGGTTTTCTTTATCTACGTGGGGGGATTAAGAATGTTGGAAAGGTTCGAATAGGTCGAATCATTCAATTTGCTTCCTATGGATTTGTAGTATTTGCTCCCTGTTATCGAGGTAATATGGGAGGGGAAGGGAGCGAAGACTTTGCACTACGGGACCGCTTAGATGGTCATAATGGAGCTAGGCTTCTTTTTAATCACCCTCAAGTTAATGGAGAGGTCAATGTGTTTGGCTTTTCAAGAGGTGGGGTTATGGCACTCTGGACGGCTTTGGAGGTTCCTAATATTCACAAAGTTGTATGCTGGGGTGGAGTAAGTGATATCGAGCTTACGTATTGGGAGCGTGAAGACCTTCGTAGGATGTTGAAGCGAGTCGTAGGAGGTACACCTAATAAATACCCAGAGCGATATGAACAACGAACGCCTTTATCTAAAATGGATGAGATCGAGAGTCCTGTTCTCCTTATCCATGGAGCGCATGACCAAAATGTATCGGTGGAACATTCTGAAAAGCTAGAAGACGTGCTGCAGCGACAGGGGAAGCCTGTGACGAGTTGGATTTTTCATAATCTTGATCATTATTTTCCTCCAGCCATTAATCGACGTACCGTGAAACAGCTAGCAGAATGGCTTAAAGAATAA
- a CDS encoding ABC transporter substrate-binding protein, producing MKKMRLLLYFSLALMVLFPLASCGNEPTNIRVAEVTRSIFYAPQYVALEKGFFEEEGLSVDLKTTWGGDKTMTSLLSDGADVALVGSETSIYVYARGASDPVINFAQLTQTDGTFLVAREEQLDFEWEDLNDSTFLGQRKGGMPQMVGEYVLKQKGIDPQNDLNLIQNVEFANIPSAFASGTGDYVQLFEPTASIFEREGKGHIVASFGTESGHVPYTVFMAKDSFINENKADMEKFTRALYKAQNWVEDHSAGEIADVIQPYFEDTEPKLIETVVDRYKSQGSYALDPILDQDEWNNLKDIMDAAGELPKDVDHSTLVNTEIAEKIINE from the coding sequence ATGAAAAAAATGCGTCTGCTTCTATATTTTTCGTTAGCTCTGATGGTTCTATTCCCACTCGCATCTTGTGGCAATGAACCAACAAATATTCGAGTAGCCGAAGTAACACGGTCCATATTTTACGCCCCTCAATATGTAGCATTAGAAAAAGGTTTCTTTGAAGAAGAAGGATTATCCGTGGATTTGAAGACGACATGGGGTGGTGACAAAACAATGACCAGCTTATTGTCAGATGGTGCTGACGTAGCCCTTGTAGGCTCTGAAACATCTATTTACGTGTATGCAAGAGGTGCAAGTGATCCCGTTATCAACTTTGCTCAGCTCACCCAAACAGATGGTACATTCCTCGTTGCAAGGGAAGAACAGCTTGATTTCGAATGGGAGGACCTAAACGACAGTACCTTCCTAGGTCAGCGTAAAGGTGGTATGCCTCAAATGGTTGGAGAATATGTGTTGAAGCAAAAAGGGATTGACCCTCAAAATGATTTAAATTTAATCCAGAATGTAGAATTTGCCAATATCCCAAGTGCCTTTGCCTCAGGTACAGGAGACTACGTTCAGCTATTTGAACCAACAGCAAGTATTTTTGAAAGAGAAGGTAAAGGGCATATTGTAGCTTCATTTGGAACAGAATCTGGTCATGTACCTTACACTGTTTTTATGGCAAAGGATAGTTTTATAAACGAAAACAAAGCAGATATGGAAAAATTCACTCGTGCGCTATACAAAGCACAGAACTGGGTGGAAGACCATAGTGCCGGAGAAATAGCAGATGTTATCCAACCATATTTTGAAGATACAGAACCTAAATTAATTGAAACAGTGGTGGATCGCTATAAAAGCCAAGGTTCTTATGCACTAGACCCAATACTAGATCAAGATGAATGGAACAACTTGAAAGACATTATGGATGCAGCAGGAGAGCTTCCTAAAGATGTAGATCATTCGACGTTAGTAAATACAGAAATAGCCGAGAAGATTATAAATGAATAA